One Desulfonatronovibrio magnus genomic window, GATGACTGCAGCGTTTTGACTATAAATCATGTGGACATGAAAGATATATTGTGGTCCGGACGAGTGGAGTTGAGCCTGGTATATGCGGAAAAGATCGCCAGGGATATTCATGACCTTTTTTTGGAGCAGGGATGGGCGGATAGTTTTGCCTGGTCTGTTCGAATGGTTGTCCACGAATTTGCTGTGAACATAATTGATCATTCAGGATTGTCTCAAGGACAGGATTTTTACCTGAGTGTGCGTCTGAAGGAAGGCCTGTGCCGGATAGTTTTTCTTGATAAAGGCAAGGAATGGGACTATCTTTCAACCAAATCCTTAATGCACAAAAACCCCCTGTATTCAGAACGCGGCAGGGGGCTTGAAATTCTCAGCCAACTTTGCCGGGATGTTTTGATTTTTCGTCGCTCCGGGGTCAATCATTCACTATTTACGGTCATCAATGATGATGCAGCCTCTATTGTAAAATCATAAAAAAATTTCGGAGACAGCCTCTATGCTACATATTTTTTGGGTCCATTATCAGGGGTAACAAATGAACGAAGAGATATTCAGGGCTCGCAAAGCCCTTTTCAAGGAATTGCAATTGCCTGTTTCCAGGGCAGACATGCACCTTCTTAAGTCCAGGCACCGCATGAAGGTTCTCATGTGGGAACTGAGCCTGGGTGGTCTTTTTTTTGTCAAGCGTATCATGGACGTGATAGGCGTGCTCTTAGGACTGATCATTCTTTCTCCATTTCTCATAATCGTCGCCCTGGCCATTGTCATTGAAGACGGGAGACCTTTTTTGTTTTCCCAGAAAAGAGTAGGATTGAATGGTCGAATTTTTTCATTTTACAAGTTTCGCTCCATGTACAAAGATGCTGAAAAAAGGAAGCAGGATCTCATGGACAGTAATGAATCCCGTGATGGAGTGATTTTCAAGGTTAAACATGATCCCCGTGTGACAAAAGTAGGGCGAATTATCCGGCGTCTGAGCATCGATGAATTGCCTCAACTTTTCAACGTTCTCAAGGGGGACCTGGCACTGGTTGGACCAAGACCACCACTGCCTGACGAGGTTGCTCAGTACAGCCTTGAAGAACGTAAAAGACTGCATGTAAAGCCCGGTCTGACCTGTTTCTGGCAGATCCAGGGACGTTCAGAAATTCCTTTCAAAGATCAGGTGCGCCTTGACCTGCAGTACATTCACAGCCAGAGCATCGCCATGGACCTGTGGATTATCATCAAAACCATTCCGGCTGTTCTTTCGGGCAAGGGGGCGTATTGATAATTGCAAGCCACTTACTTGTAACTTGTCCGCAATCCCATTTAATAAAAAGCATTGGCCCCCGGTCTGCAGCATGATTAACTCTGGGCAGCTTTTTATTTTTGGCCAGGCAGCCATTATGGATATTAAACATGAGACGGATGCTCATCCGTAAAGTCCTATTTTTCCAATCATGAAAACCAGGCAGGCATAGTAGTTATATATAATTTAAGCAGGAGGATACTGATGCAGACATCCAATCCCATTGAAGGCGTAGTCATTGCAAGTGTTCCGTCAAGCACCCTGACAGCTTCCAACGTTGATCCCTTCAGGGAAGATTTCAAAAGGGTCATGGAGGAAAATCAGGGTTTGAAGATTTTGATTTTGGATCTTTCAGAATTAACTTTCATGGACAGCTCGGGACTTGGAACCCTGATTGCTCTTCTTAAAAAGAGTTCCGAGTATGGACAGGAAATAAAACTGGTGGGGCTGAACAAGGAAGTGCGGGTGGTTTTTGAGATTACCCGTGCTTACAAGCTGTTCGATATCTTTGAGACCACGGAAGAAGCTCTTCGGGTGGTTGAGTGAAAGCCGTGATCCATACCGGGGTACCTGCACCCTGGGCTTCGCCGGTAAGCCAGGTTCCCTGGGCTTTGCTGCCATTGGGAAATCGCCCCCTGCTGGAGTACTGGCTTGAGTGGTGCTCGGATTTGAATATCCGGGATATCCGGCTGGTTCTGGATGATGGTGCAGAATTAATCGAAAAGTATGTGGGCTCTGGAGAACCCTGGGGGCTGCAGATCACATACAGTTTTTACCGCAACCAGAATGATCCGGTATCATTTCTTAAACGTTTTTCCATGGAGTCTCTGACAGAAGGACTGCTTCATGTAACTGGTCCGGCATTTCCGCGCAAAACCGGTAAAGAACCTCTGAGTCCCCTGCCCGGGAAAACCTATATTCATGTAAAAGAAGACGCGGCTGCATGTATTTTAAGCCATGATCCCCACCTGCTGCAGGACTGGTACAATCAGGCCAAAAACGGCAAGCTTGTAAACTGGGATGAATTTGAGTCCCTGGGCCGGGAAATTGTACCTCTGGAAAGTCTGAAAGACTTCTACAATATCAATATGAGCTTAGTGCAGGGCGAAGTTGAAAAGTATCTTCGGGCAGGATATTTCTTTCAAGACAACGTAAGTATAGGCTATAATGTAATCACTCCCCCAACAGCCACCTTGTCTCCGCCTCTAATTGTCGGCAATGACTGCCGTATAAGCCCCATGACCGTCATAGGACCCAATGCAGTGGTGGGAAGTCATGTTATGATTGACCGCAATAGTGAAATTTCCGATTCGGTTATACTAAACGGTACTTTTATAGGCCGCGGCATGGAGATACGCTCCAAAATAATTGCAGGCAATACAGTCATAGATCCTTACAGCGGGGCCGTAGTGAACATACCGGATCCCTGGATGGTCAGCAATGTGCAGTCCCTGCCCCGGTTCAGGGATATGCTGCACTCCCTTTTCAGCCGCATGGCAGCCGGAGTTATCGTTATGACTCAATTGCTGCCCTTTGCCCTGCTGTTTGGATGGAAGCTGGCCCAGGGCAGCCGTTTTACCCATCAAAAGGTACAGGGCAGAAAAGGTAAAACGCTTAAACTGCCCCGCTATATCCCGTCAAAATCTTCCGGAGGGATTTCAGAAAGGATATTTATGGCCCTTGGCCTGGACCTCTACCCTCATTTTCTGCTTGTCTTTTACGGACGTTTGTGGCTTTGCGGCCATCGGCCCAAGTCTTTGGAGCATGGTATATCGCCGGAAATGAAACCGGCAGACCGGGGAATTTTTCCTGCGGCCATTACCTATGCTGATCTCAGGGATCCTGATAATGATGCTGACTTAGAGCGAGTGGAAGATCTGTATTACCGCCACCACCGCTCCCTGTGGGAAGACATGCGTATTCTGGGACGTTTTATTATCAGACGCTGGGTGAAGTTTTTCAAAGGCAGGGAAAAATAAAGAGGATTTATATTATGATCTCTGTAGTCATTGTCAGCTATAATACCCGTGATATTTTGCGCCGGTGTCTTGAGGCTCTTTTTGAGAATACGGCCGGAGTGGAAATTCAAGTGCTGGTCGTGGACAACGATTCCAGGGACGGATCTGCACAGATGGTCAGGGAAGAATTTCCCGGGGTCAACCTGACTGCCAACCAGCAAAATACTGGTTTTGCTGCAGCCAACAATCAGGCTTTTGCCCTGGCCCGGGGGGAATATATTTTATTGTTGAATCCGGATGCTTTTGTAAAACCCGGAGCTATTTCCAGAGCAGCTGAATTCATGAGACAAAACCCGGGGTGTGGAGTATGCGGGGGGCGCATTGTTGATCCTGACGGCAGTCTGAATCCCTCTGCCAGACGATTCCCCACATGGTTCTCCAATTTTTGTACGCTTAGCGGGCTAAGCAGTCGCTTTGCAGGATCTTCCTTTTTCAACAGGCACGACTTTGGGGGATTTGCCCACGACAGGGTCAAGGAGGTGGACTGGGTGCCCGGAACTTTTATGTTTCTGCGCAAAAGCATGCTGGATGATATTGGTTTTTTCGACGAGCGTTTTTATATTTACTACGAGGAGACTGATTTGTGTATGCGGGCCAGGAAGGCCGGATGGAAAGTGTACTTCATTCCAGAGGCAGAGGTTGAGCATATCGGAGGGGCCAGCAGTAAAACCCGCAAAGACAAGGCTTACAACAGGGCTTCGGCCCAGGTCATGAATTTCAGGATACGTAGTGAATACCTTTATCTGTACAAATATGGGGGAATGTTTTCGGTTTTGTCTCACGCAGGTCTTGAGATGGGCTGGCATGCCCTGCGCATGGGTGTGAATATGCTGCGAGGCAAAGATGGCAGAGAAAAGCTTGTGGAGTCCGGCACAGTCATCCAGCTCATCCGGCAGGCCCTGCAGGATACCAGTTACGGCCGGCATTCTCCTCCGATTCCATGGTAGTATGACCTGAAAAGGACTGACAATGTTTTTAAGCAATGTACGTCAAGATCTCAAGACCTATAAAGGCGACTGGACCGCCCAGGGATTCTGGGCCATGCTGGTATATCGTCTGGGGCGCTGGCGCTATGGGATACGTTTCAGAATAATCCGGCTGCCTTTTTCCCTTCTTTACAAGGTACTTTTCAAGATGGTGCAGATTTTCTGCGGCATACAGATGCCCTGCGAAGCTCCTGTTGGGCGCAATTTCAGGATTGATCATTTTGGCAATATCATTATCAGCGGCTATGCTTCTTTTGGAGACAATTGTGTCGTGCGCAACGGTGTTACTGTTGGCATCAAAAATGTGGAAGAAAAGAAAGCCCCCAGTATAGGCAACAATGTTGATATAGGTGCCGGAGCTAAAATTCTGGGAAATATAACCATAGGCAACAATGTTTTTATCGGGGCTAATGCAGTGGTTATTACCGATGTTCCAGACGACTGTCTGGCTGTAGGAGTTCCGGCAAAAATCAAATACAGGCGAAATTGATGCACAGGGGAACTTGATGTCCATGACACCTGCAATCCAGTCCCTATGTTGTCAACAATTACCCATGTTACAGAAATCAGTTAACAAATAGCTGCCACTATGACTTTGGAACGTAATTCACAATCATTAGAAAAGCCGCACATCCTGATCGCTGCCAGGGATGCTTCGACGCAATCTCTGCTGTCATCGGCACTGCCGGAAAAGTATCATGTGACTGTGGTGGATTCGGCCGGGGAAGGAGAGCGCATCCTGGCCGCGGAGGGTGTGGGTGCGGTGCTGTGCTCTACTGTTCTTTCAGATATGGCTGGACTGGAATGGCTTGCACAGCTCAAGCGCCGCAATGCCTCGGCAATGCGTATTTTTGTCCCGGAACGTTCCACTGAAGCTCTTGCTGTGGCAGCCGTCAACAAGGCCAACGTGTTTAGATACGTACCCGACCCTACTGATCAGGACCGTCTGCTTGCAGCAGTGGATGAAGCCATTAAGGCTGCCGGACACAGGGCGGGTCCATCATGTATGCGTGAAGCTGTGGGCAAGGTCATCAAGGCTCATACTCTTTGCCGAGGCTCTGAAAAGGGTTGTCTGGTGCAGGCGGAGCAGGATCGGGCGGATGAGCAGCCCACACTCATCAGAAGTTTCAGCACTTATGCAGGCTGGACCAGCATGGGCATTTTGTCCATGGTCTTTTTTCTGCTTGCAGCTCTTTTTATGGGGGTGGGAGTGCTTACCATCCTGTATGTGGTCAAGTCGTTGCTGGGTATAGATCTCATAGATGGCTGGCATTTTACAGATTGGCTGCAACGATAAGGGGAATATGTTTGACAACAGAAAGCATAACATCAGAACAGCATCCGTCTCCAGGTCTGGTGGTTATAGGTCGCAATGAGGGGCATAGGCTGGAACAGTGTCTGAAGTCACTGACAGATCAGGGCAGTCCATTAGTTTACGTGGACTCGGGTTCTACTGATTCCAGCATTGAAATCGCGCGCAGCCTGGGAGCGGACGTGGTGGAACTCGACATGCAGAAGCCTTTTTCCATGGCCCGTGCGCGCAACGCTGGATTTGCAAGAGTTCTAAAGTTGCAGCCAGACACGGCCCTGGTGCACTTCTTTGACGGGGACTGTACAGTAGTCCAGGGATGGGTGCAAAAGGCCATGGACTTCATGCTCAGAGAGCCTGATGCTGCAGCTGTAAGCGGCAGGCGCAGGGAGATGGAGCCGGAAGGATCCATCTACAATGCCATGGCAGACATGGAATGGGACGCCCCTTCTGGTCCTGCAAAGGCCGTGGGTGGGGATGCTCTTTACAGAGTACAGGCCTTTTCTCAAGTCGGTGGATTCAACGAAGCACTTATTGCCGGAGAAGAACCAGAACTTTGCTTTCGTCTGCTGGCAGAAGGCTGGAAGATTTACAGAGTAGAAGGCGACATGACCATGCATGACGCCCAGATTCACAGTTTCAGACAATGGTGGAAAAGAATGATTCGAGGCGGATATGGGTCTTTGGATGTATACCGTCGTTGCAGGCCTGTTGCCGAAAGTCCGGATGATGTTCCTTTCAGTTCCATGGTGCTCAGCGCTCGCATCTGGAGTCTGGGCTGGCTTCTGGGGGCACTGTTTATTGTAATGCTTATGTCATGGGGCTGGGGAGGTACCGGAACAGCACTTGCTCTGTTCATGTCCATGGGGATATGGCTGGCTCAGGCCGGGCGTATTGCCATGAAAACTTATTCTGCTCACTTAGAAAAGCGGAACAGATTTATTTTTGCAATCCTGACCATGCTGGGCAAATGGGCTCAGGCAGCAGGGCATTTGCGTTATTATCTGGATCGTTTCAGGGGCAAAAGTGCGGTCCTTATAGAATACAAGGGATCCCAAAGGCAGTCATCGCCGTGGAAAGCGGACCGGGCCCGTTATCCCAAACGGGCCTTTTTGCGGGAACAATCTCTCTGGGCCATTGCAGTCTACCGATTTGGGAGATGGAATGACGCACGCAGTCCTGGAGTCAGCCGCTGGCTGCTGGACAGAGTTTACTGGTTAATGTTTCGCATAGTGGAGACTCTGACCAGCGTAAGCTTTACCAAGGATACAGTCATCGGTCCGGGGCTGCGGATTTACCATTTTGGAAACATATTTGTACACAACCGGGTTCAAATAGGTGCCGGCTGCACCCTGCGCCAGGGGGTGACCATTGGTAACCGTACCGATGGCGGACCTGTTCCGGTAATTGAAGACCATGTAGAATTCGGTGCCTATGCTCAGGTGCTGGGTGGTATCCGTATTGGAGAGGGGGCCAGGATTGGGGCCATGAGCGTGGTGCTTCAGGATGTTCCCCCCCGGTGCACAGCAGTAGGCATTCCAGCCAGGATTATTTACCCCGCGGAGTTGCCTGCGGGTTCCAGCCGGTCCGCTTCTGACATTGAAGACAAATTCTGAGCGTCATGAGAAAAGATATGCGAATAATTATGATGGCCCCCTGGCTGCCCAAGCTGTCCGAGACTTTTGTATACCGGGAGGTCTTTGGTTTGCGTAAGGCTGGAATAGATGTCCTGACCGCCTCTGTACATCATCCCGGCTCTTCCTGGAGGGATGTGCATCTCAAGGACCTGGCTGAACGAAGCATTCAGGTCTATGGTATGGGAACACTGGCCATGCTGCTGGATGCAGTAATGGAAGCTGCCAGGTATCCAGTTGTCTCTGCCGCGACCCTGAAGACTGTATTGCAGGACGCTATAAAGACTGATGACGTGTCCATGCTCAAGGGACGTCTCAAAATCCTCTGGCAGGGACTTGGCGGCCTGGCCCTGGCCAGGAGAAGCCGCAAGCACAGGCCGGAACATATACATGCGCATATGGCTCACGTGCCCACAACCATTGCCATGTATGCAGCCATGCAACTGGGCACAAGCTTCAGCTTTACCGGACATGCAGCAGATATCTTCCGGGACCGCTCTTTGCTGAAGCAAAAGCTGGAACGGGCAGGTTTTGTGCGCTGCATCAGCTACTGGCACCGGGAGTTTTATAAAGACATCGCAGACAGGCCTGATGAAGAATACCCGGTGGTGCGCTGTGGTGTTGATGTATCCGGGATTGAAAAAAGTAGTGATGTGCCCTCTGGTGATCCGGCATTAATCATGGGAGTGGGGAGGCTGGTGCCCAAAAAAGGATTTGACCTGTTAGTAAAGGCTGTACATGTTCTAAAATCAACCGGAAAGTCTTGCATCTGCCGAATCATAGGCGATGGTCCTGAGCGTGAAAGCTTAGAGTCTTTAACCCGCAGTCTGGGGCTTCAGGATATGGTCATATTTCAGGGATCCATGGACAACAAAGATATACTGGAGATGTTGCCGCAAGCAGATATATTTGTTCTGCCGTGCCGAACCGACGCATCCGGAGACAAAGACGGTATTCCGGTGGTGCTTATGGAGGCCATGGCTGCCGGAGTCTGTTGTGTGAGCGGAGATTTGCCGACCATCAGGGAACTGATATCTTCCGAAAAAAACGGTTGTCTTGTACCCCCTGAAGACTCAGCTGCTCTGGCTGAAACGCTGGAACATCTTCTGCAGGATCCCCGGCACAGGAAAAGCATTGCGGCGGAAGGACACAGACGAATACTGGAAGAATTTTCCCTGGAAATGAATGTCCAGAGATTGAAAACAGCTCTGTTGTCGCAGAAGTAACCAATAATTGATAACAATGTCTTGTTATTTATGACAGGGTTTCAAAAGTAGGTTACGAATAAAAATATATGATTAAAAAAATGTAACTGTTCACCATATTTTCACTTTTGCGTAAAGCCTGCATCCTGATTGGTTTTCGCCATTGCTGCTTGTTTGACCAGCCCTGAGCCCGTTAGTCAAAATCAAGGATATGAAGACGGACTCTCGGCTACGTGAATTAATTGCTGGTTTTGACTTACGGGCTCATGCTGGGAGTTTGCAGCAACAGAAAACCAATCAGGATGCAGGCTGTCCTCACAGCAATGTGAATAGATACAAAAAATTCTGACTATACAGGTGTTAAAATTAATTAAAAAAACGGAGACAAACCCATGCCTGGTTCAAATTATGTATTGATAACCCCCTGCAGGGACGAAGCCGACTATGCCCGTCAATGCCTGGATAGTGTTCTGCAGCAGACAGTGCACCCGGCCCTTTGGGTGATTGTTGACGACGGCTCAAGGGATGAGACTCCTCAGATTCTGCAGGAGTATGCAGACAGGGTGGACTGGATTAAAATTGTGCAGCGTAAGGACCGGGGTAAAAGGGCAGTGGGTCCTGGTGTCATTGATGCCTTTTATGCAGGTCTGGAAACCATTGATCTAAGCCAGTTCGATTACCTGTGTAAATTTGACCTGGACCTGGATATACCTGCGGGGTACTTTGAGACCCTCATTTCCTGGATGCAGCAGGATCCCTGTCTTGGGACCTGCAGCGGCAAGCCGTATTTTAAAAGCAACGGTGACGGACACCTGGTAAGCGAAAAAATCGGTGATGAAATGTCCGTGGGCATGACCAAGTTCTATCGCCGTGAATGCTTCCAGGAAATCGGCGGGTTTGTGCGTCAGGGCATGTGGGACGGCATTGATTGCCACCGTTGCCGCATGCTGGGCTGGATAGCCTGCAGCCGGGATACTGAGGAAACCCGGTTTATCCATCTGCGTCCTATGGGTTCCAGCCAGCAGAATGTATGGACGGGACGGATGCGCCACGGTTTCGGGCAATATTTTATGGGAACTGGGCTGGCCTACATGACCGCCAGTGCCTTGTACCGCATGACCCGTCCTCCGGTACTGGTGGGTGGCCTGGGCATGTGGTGGGGCTATGTGCGCAGCATGCTGGCCCGGGAAGACCGCTACCAGGACCCTGAGTTCCGACGTTTTTTGCGCAGTTATCAATGGTCATCCCTGTTTATGGGCAAGGCCAGGGCCACCAGGAGACTGGATGACAGGTCCAGGGCCATGAAAGGGAGATGCTGAATATGGCAGAAGCGCTTACAAGTCGTTCAAGGCTGCAATTTGTCCACAAAAAAAGATTAAATGAAGGGTTGGAGTGGTATTCATTCAGCTTCTGGTACAGAACAACAGCAAGAATATTGTTGTTTGTACTTGTTTTGTTTGTGTGCGCGGCCTGCTCCGGGCAAAGACCTGTGCCTGGAGTATACGGTCCTGACATAACTGCAGCAGATATGGACCCTGCTGAAGAAGTCGAATATGTGCGGCTTGACCAGGAAATTCCGCCAGATATGTTTGCACCCAAAGGACATGCTTCAATTTCAGAATTTGCTTCAGAAGATGATGTAGAGTCTTTTTCAGATCAAGTTTCTCCGGAGTACCGTCTTGGTCCAGGGGATCAGTTCTCCTTTATTGTCCGGGGCCGTGAAGATATAAGCGTTGAAAACGTTATTGTGTCTCCGGATGGCAGGGTTGCACTGCCTCGCATCGGGGTGATTAAAATCCAGGACATGACTCTGGACGAGGCTACCTTTAACTTGGAGAAAGCTCTGGAAAGATATTATGAATTTCCTGATGTCACTCTGGCCATGGAGAAGTACAACAATAACAAGGTTTATGTTCTGGGCCGCGTATCTAATCCCGGTGCAGTGCATTTCCATGGACAGGGCACAGTTCTGGAGGCCCTGGCTCTGGCCGGGGGATTGCCGGTGGATACCCAGAAGTCTTTCTTAAGCAGGTGTATGATCATTCGCGGCAATGAGATGGTCATGTGGATTGATCTCAGGGGGCTGCTGCAGGAAGGTAATATGGCCCTGAATGCCAGGTTACAGAATAATGATGTGCTTTTCATCCCCCAAAGCGAGGATTCAGTGGCTTATGTCATGGGCGAAGTCCTTAATCCCGGTGTTCTGATGCTGCGTTCTGAAATGACGGTCATGGATGCTTTGATGAATGCGGGAGGCATAACTAAGGATGCCAATCCCCGGGAGGTCTACCTGGTACGCTGGCAAAGGGACAGCAGCCTGGTGCAGGAGATTGATCTGACGGCTTTCGTGCAGCAAGGGGATTTGCGCAGGAATTATGTCCTGCGGGAGGGCGATATTCTTTACGTCAGTCAGCGGGGTATGTCCAGGTTTAATTACTTCATGACCCAGCTGCTGCCTTCTTTTCAGGTAATTGACTTCGGCCTGGAACAGGCTGAGCGCCTTGGGGCAATGCAGGAACTGCGCAGAAAGATATGGGGTCAGGAAGGGTTTGTGGGCAACTGATCCAGTTTCATCCGGGTTTTACTGAATTTTGCTAAGCTGAAAAAAGGAAATAGTTTAGGCCTTTTTCAGGAAATCATGTTGCAGGTACAGCTCGCAACAATCGTTAAATTGAGGCGATAACTAAACTTTTCAGGCTGAAGGCTGAAGAGTTGGAATTTGGAAGTTATTGCTCTTGTCATGATTAAAAAAAATCTGGTTTTTTTGCTACAGGATTG contains:
- a CDS encoding sugar transferase; translation: MNEEIFRARKALFKELQLPVSRADMHLLKSRHRMKVLMWELSLGGLFFVKRIMDVIGVLLGLIILSPFLIIVALAIVIEDGRPFLFSQKRVGLNGRIFSFYKFRSMYKDAEKRKQDLMDSNESRDGVIFKVKHDPRVTKVGRIIRRLSIDELPQLFNVLKGDLALVGPRPPLPDEVAQYSLEERKRLHVKPGLTCFWQIQGRSEIPFKDQVRLDLQYIHSQSIAMDLWIIIKTIPAVLSGKGAY
- a CDS encoding STAS domain-containing protein; translation: MQTSNPIEGVVIASVPSSTLTASNVDPFREDFKRVMEENQGLKILILDLSELTFMDSSGLGTLIALLKKSSEYGQEIKLVGLNKEVRVVFEITRAYKLFDIFETTEEALRVVE
- a CDS encoding nucleotidyltransferase family protein, whose translation is MKAVIHTGVPAPWASPVSQVPWALLPLGNRPLLEYWLEWCSDLNIRDIRLVLDDGAELIEKYVGSGEPWGLQITYSFYRNQNDPVSFLKRFSMESLTEGLLHVTGPAFPRKTGKEPLSPLPGKTYIHVKEDAAACILSHDPHLLQDWYNQAKNGKLVNWDEFESLGREIVPLESLKDFYNINMSLVQGEVEKYLRAGYFFQDNVSIGYNVITPPTATLSPPLIVGNDCRISPMTVIGPNAVVGSHVMIDRNSEISDSVILNGTFIGRGMEIRSKIIAGNTVIDPYSGAVVNIPDPWMVSNVQSLPRFRDMLHSLFSRMAAGVIVMTQLLPFALLFGWKLAQGSRFTHQKVQGRKGKTLKLPRYIPSKSSGGISERIFMALGLDLYPHFLLVFYGRLWLCGHRPKSLEHGISPEMKPADRGIFPAAITYADLRDPDNDADLERVEDLYYRHHRSLWEDMRILGRFIIRRWVKFFKGREK
- a CDS encoding glycosyltransferase family 2 protein yields the protein MISVVIVSYNTRDILRRCLEALFENTAGVEIQVLVVDNDSRDGSAQMVREEFPGVNLTANQQNTGFAAANNQAFALARGEYILLLNPDAFVKPGAISRAAEFMRQNPGCGVCGGRIVDPDGSLNPSARRFPTWFSNFCTLSGLSSRFAGSSFFNRHDFGGFAHDRVKEVDWVPGTFMFLRKSMLDDIGFFDERFYIYYEETDLCMRARKAGWKVYFIPEAEVEHIGGASSKTRKDKAYNRASAQVMNFRIRSEYLYLYKYGGMFSVLSHAGLEMGWHALRMGVNMLRGKDGREKLVESGTVIQLIRQALQDTSYGRHSPPIPW
- a CDS encoding serine O-acetyltransferase, translating into MFLSNVRQDLKTYKGDWTAQGFWAMLVYRLGRWRYGIRFRIIRLPFSLLYKVLFKMVQIFCGIQMPCEAPVGRNFRIDHFGNIIISGYASFGDNCVVRNGVTVGIKNVEEKKAPSIGNNVDIGAGAKILGNITIGNNVFIGANAVVITDVPDDCLAVGVPAKIKYRRN
- a CDS encoding response regulator, whose protein sequence is MTLERNSQSLEKPHILIAARDASTQSLLSSALPEKYHVTVVDSAGEGERILAAEGVGAVLCSTVLSDMAGLEWLAQLKRRNASAMRIFVPERSTEALAVAAVNKANVFRYVPDPTDQDRLLAAVDEAIKAAGHRAGPSCMREAVGKVIKAHTLCRGSEKGCLVQAEQDRADEQPTLIRSFSTYAGWTSMGILSMVFFLLAALFMGVGVLTILYVVKSLLGIDLIDGWHFTDWLQR
- a CDS encoding glycosyltransferase — its product is MTTESITSEQHPSPGLVVIGRNEGHRLEQCLKSLTDQGSPLVYVDSGSTDSSIEIARSLGADVVELDMQKPFSMARARNAGFARVLKLQPDTALVHFFDGDCTVVQGWVQKAMDFMLREPDAAAVSGRRREMEPEGSIYNAMADMEWDAPSGPAKAVGGDALYRVQAFSQVGGFNEALIAGEEPELCFRLLAEGWKIYRVEGDMTMHDAQIHSFRQWWKRMIRGGYGSLDVYRRCRPVAESPDDVPFSSMVLSARIWSLGWLLGALFIVMLMSWGWGGTGTALALFMSMGIWLAQAGRIAMKTYSAHLEKRNRFIFAILTMLGKWAQAAGHLRYYLDRFRGKSAVLIEYKGSQRQSSPWKADRARYPKRAFLREQSLWAIAVYRFGRWNDARSPGVSRWLLDRVYWLMFRIVETLTSVSFTKDTVIGPGLRIYHFGNIFVHNRVQIGAGCTLRQGVTIGNRTDGGPVPVIEDHVEFGAYAQVLGGIRIGEGARIGAMSVVLQDVPPRCTAVGIPARIIYPAELPAGSSRSASDIEDKF
- a CDS encoding glycosyltransferase family 4 protein; this encodes MRIIMMAPWLPKLSETFVYREVFGLRKAGIDVLTASVHHPGSSWRDVHLKDLAERSIQVYGMGTLAMLLDAVMEAARYPVVSAATLKTVLQDAIKTDDVSMLKGRLKILWQGLGGLALARRSRKHRPEHIHAHMAHVPTTIAMYAAMQLGTSFSFTGHAADIFRDRSLLKQKLERAGFVRCISYWHREFYKDIADRPDEEYPVVRCGVDVSGIEKSSDVPSGDPALIMGVGRLVPKKGFDLLVKAVHVLKSTGKSCICRIIGDGPERESLESLTRSLGLQDMVIFQGSMDNKDILEMLPQADIFVLPCRTDASGDKDGIPVVLMEAMAAGVCCVSGDLPTIRELISSEKNGCLVPPEDSAALAETLEHLLQDPRHRKSIAAEGHRRILEEFSLEMNVQRLKTALLSQK
- a CDS encoding glycosyltransferase family 2 protein; protein product: MPGSNYVLITPCRDEADYARQCLDSVLQQTVHPALWVIVDDGSRDETPQILQEYADRVDWIKIVQRKDRGKRAVGPGVIDAFYAGLETIDLSQFDYLCKFDLDLDIPAGYFETLISWMQQDPCLGTCSGKPYFKSNGDGHLVSEKIGDEMSVGMTKFYRRECFQEIGGFVRQGMWDGIDCHRCRMLGWIACSRDTEETRFIHLRPMGSSQQNVWTGRMRHGFGQYFMGTGLAYMTASALYRMTRPPVLVGGLGMWWGYVRSMLAREDRYQDPEFRRFLRSYQWSSLFMGKARATRRLDDRSRAMKGRC
- a CDS encoding SLBB domain-containing protein, translated to MAEALTSRSRLQFVHKKRLNEGLEWYSFSFWYRTTARILLFVLVLFVCAACSGQRPVPGVYGPDITAADMDPAEEVEYVRLDQEIPPDMFAPKGHASISEFASEDDVESFSDQVSPEYRLGPGDQFSFIVRGREDISVENVIVSPDGRVALPRIGVIKIQDMTLDEATFNLEKALERYYEFPDVTLAMEKYNNNKVYVLGRVSNPGAVHFHGQGTVLEALALAGGLPVDTQKSFLSRCMIIRGNEMVMWIDLRGLLQEGNMALNARLQNNDVLFIPQSEDSVAYVMGEVLNPGVLMLRSEMTVMDALMNAGGITKDANPREVYLVRWQRDSSLVQEIDLTAFVQQGDLRRNYVLREGDILYVSQRGMSRFNYFMTQLLPSFQVIDFGLEQAERLGAMQELRRKIWGQEGFVGN